A single window of Deinococcus terrestris DNA harbors:
- a CDS encoding type IV toxin-antitoxin system AbiEi family antitoxin, translated as MQTAMEELEANPLPGQTPDTYTVLVASWFSPETVTLCAERGYGTLDFSGNYRLHFGHVFLERVGAPPPASEQRQAASVFAPKSARILRALLAVPEHPWKVTELTAVTGVSAGLVSRVRQQLLERQWVEEVPGGIRLLAPEPLLSAWAEQGKDVEARLYRGYTLLHGQALGARLLRVMQGPNAGEQVIAAGVSAAQWMAPFLRESREQFYVTEKGFDLVRDELDLEPQATGENIVLRVVEEPEVFFDRVQPSPLSWTTSPVQTYLDLRREGEWGEEAAEHLRQKYLLPLIHGEIPAPVSPLRERLEALQRQRA; from the coding sequence CCCGGCCAGACGCCCGACACCTACACCGTCCTCGTCGCCTCCTGGTTCTCGCCAGAGACGGTCACCCTCTGCGCGGAGCGTGGCTACGGCACCCTCGATTTCAGCGGGAACTATCGCCTGCACTTTGGTCACGTGTTCCTCGAGCGGGTCGGGGCGCCCCCACCTGCCTCCGAACAGCGTCAGGCCGCCTCGGTGTTCGCCCCGAAGTCGGCACGCATTCTGCGAGCGCTCCTGGCCGTCCCGGAACACCCCTGGAAGGTCACCGAGTTGACGGCCGTGACCGGGGTCAGTGCTGGCCTGGTGAGTCGGGTGCGGCAGCAACTCCTCGAGCGGCAGTGGGTCGAGGAGGTGCCGGGCGGCATCCGCCTGCTGGCTCCCGAACCGCTGCTGAGTGCCTGGGCCGAACAGGGCAAGGATGTGGAGGCGCGCCTCTATAGGGGGTACACCCTGCTGCACGGCCAAGCCCTGGGGGCCCGGCTCCTGCGCGTCATGCAAGGGCCGAACGCGGGAGAACAGGTCATTGCGGCCGGTGTCTCGGCTGCACAATGGATGGCCCCCTTCTTGAGAGAGTCCCGCGAGCAGTTCTACGTCACGGAGAAGGGGTTTGACCTTGTCCGTGACGAACTCGACCTCGAGCCGCAGGCGACTGGGGAGAACATCGTCCTCAGGGTCGTGGAGGAACCCGAAGTCTTCTTCGACCGCGTCCAGCCGAGCCCCCTGAGCTGGACGACCAGCCCGGTACAGACGTACCTCGACCTCCGCCGCGAGGGCGAATGGGGTGAGGAGGCCGCCGAGCATCTGCGGCAGAAGTACCTGCTTCCCCTGATTCACGGGGAGATCCCCGCGCCCGTGTCCCCCCTCCGCGAACGGCTTGAGGCCCTCCAGAGGCAACGAGCATGA
- a CDS encoding nucleotidyl transferase AbiEii/AbiGii toxin family protein, which translates to MQEIDGGRLALDQTVEYRIQGRTPEGWTDQARLRVVSIPAFLALKGNALGRRRKQKDAYDVYYVIHNYPEGLDVLVEACRDLLPDPLVQGAFRQIAEKFGTAESYGPGTVSTFLRSRLPLGFTEEQVRVDAYRQVSAWARRLGVFGA; encoded by the coding sequence GTGCAGGAGATCGACGGCGGGCGCCTCGCGCTCGACCAGACGGTGGAGTACCGCATTCAAGGCCGGACGCCGGAGGGCTGGACGGATCAAGCACGGTTGCGCGTAGTAAGCATCCCGGCCTTCCTGGCTCTCAAGGGGAACGCCCTGGGGCGGCGGCGCAAACAGAAAGACGCCTACGACGTGTACTACGTCATCCACAACTACCCCGAGGGCCTGGACGTGCTCGTGGAGGCCTGCCGCGACCTCCTGCCGGACCCGCTGGTACAGGGTGCGTTCCGCCAGATCGCCGAGAAGTTCGGGACGGCCGAGTCCTACGGCCCGGGAACGGTGAGTACCTTCCTGCGCTCCCGGTTGCCGCTCGGCTTCACGGAGGAGCAGGTGCGGGTGGACGCCTACCGTCAGGTCTCCGCGTGGGCCCGGCGACTGGGGGTGTTCGGTGCCTGA